DNA sequence from the Gopherus evgoodei ecotype Sinaloan lineage chromosome 3, rGopEvg1_v1.p, whole genome shotgun sequence genome:
aaaatgtctgttagtctataaggtgccacaggactctttgctgcttttacagatccagactaacacggctacccctctgatacagacaGGCAAAGACGCTGACATACGGCATCTTCCCCTCCAATCACCGTACAGCGTGGGTTCCGTTGCCCAGAAACTGTCCAGTCTAACTGAGCTCAGAACTTAATCAGGGTTTTTTACAGTTGTATACATTGCCCTTTAACTATATGTATATTCGTATGTAACAACGAAATGTGGACAGCTGGCTAAAGACAGGTAGTGTTAAGAAGAACACACAAAATATCGGTGATGAGAAGGGTAGGAGTACACTGGCAGCTGGTAGATCTGGAAGGGGCTATGCAAtaagaaaagtttgggaacctctatTCTAAAGCATAAGCATTTGGGTGAAAAGGATGGAGttttcaaaaacatctaagtAGGTAGGAGTCCCGTTGACACTCAATAGGATCTGGCAGGCATTTTTGTAACTTTGTAGGAATCATGTAAAAAACTCATcgttctattttgtttttattacaaaatttTAGAATGAACATTTTTGCCATTTCCTTTGGGGAGATTTCTCAGTCTTATGTCCAAATTTAACCATATTTGCAATTTCTATTAGTTGGTTATTTTCACCTCAGAACATGCACAAAACACAGGACTAGACCAGTTCAAGTAAAGCAGAAACTCTTTTAATGGTAGCAGTAGAAGGTCCCTTATCCTCCATATAAGTCAGCTACTAGAGTACAATGTCACAAGGCAATTATACTAGTAGATTGCCAATACCTCGCACCAGATAAGTCTACAGATAGACAATACCTTGTCTAAGACGAGAGGAGTGCAGGCAGACATTAAGATTGGGGAAGACATAATGGACCAGTTCCTTACTTGGTGTAAATGGATTTAGTTTCATTGATGTATATAGAACTTTAGAGACAGAAGTTGATAGAGCTACAAGTAAGGATATGGTCCATTGCTTCCAGTATTATATAAGCAATGTGGTGAGTAGTGGAGCTGGCTATACCAGTAGGAAAAGTGCAACCTGCTTTTCCCCCACGCTCTCTGTCAACGTGCTCTCTTTGCAAGGAGCTCTAGAGACCCACTTCTGCAGCACATGGAAATGTCAGCTAACCCCAACATCATTTTACCAGGGATACATTAAACCACAACCACCAACCTTCCGCTAAAGCAAATATAAAACTAAGCTAATAATAAATCAACCTGGCATCAGACACTTAAGCCTACTTAGACTGGGGCTTGGGCACAGGACCAATGGAAGTGAATTCCAGCCCAGCCACTAGCTCAAGCCAGTTAAACCTTAGGTACTTTGAGCCAAAGCCTCAAAGCTGATCCTAACTACAATGACAGGGAGCAAAGATCCCCACGATAATTGTGTCCTGGGCCTTACAGGGATTTGAAAATACTCCCGAGCACTTTTTGAATTGCACCCAGAATCAGACAAAATTCAAAGTAAGGATTCAAGCACACCTCTCATATGCTGAGAGTCCTGTACAGTGCAAGAAGTGGGCAGCTGCATTCTGCACTGGATATGGCTTCTAGGTGGACCTCAAGGGCAGCCTTGCATCCCAACAGATCACCATTGGGTGAAAACCATTGCTGTGTCCCATTTACGCAATTATGCTATGAGCAAACTTTCTATAACAAATGTCCTGAAACAACCCATCTTTCCTGGGACACAATCCCTGGCCCAGCTCCTGACCTATAGCAATATTTCAGTGCTGGTCATTAATCACCTAGCCTTTGAACATGAACACAGCGAACACAACAATGTTTATTCCTCTCAGTTATTCAGCTAgatcagcaacctatggcacgcacaccaaaggtggcatgcaagctgattttcagtgccactcacgctgcccaggtcctggccactggtccaggaggctctgcattttaatttaattttaaatgaagcttctcaaatattttaaaaaccttatttactttacatacaacaatagtttagttatatattatagactgatagaaagagaccttctgaaaacattaacatgtattaccagcacacaaaaccttaaattagaatgaataaatgaagacttggcatagcacttctgaaaggttgccgacccctgagctagattATGACTAGGACTATGCATTCACACTGGGGAGAAGGAATCCCCCCTCAGTATTCTCACGTGAGCTATTCAAAGGTTGGGTAGGTGTAGGCGTAGTTACTTACCCACTTACTCCCTCCCCAGAGCAGGTGGAAGAGGAATGAACAGAGACTTAGCTCTGCCCTTACTCACTGGCCAGAGTCATGAGTAAAGCTGTGGGAGCTGGAGGTGGAAGTTTACATTGGTGCTATAGACCAGCAATAAATTACTATGCTGAGGAGCAAGGAGAAAACAGGAGGAATTGAGTCAGAGAAGGATGTCTCCTAAGGATACTTCTGGGAGCTTATACACCACCCCTTGCTCAGGGTTGTATCTTATGTTAATCTAGCCCTAAACCTTACTTTCCTTCCATGCAGATGGCCACCTCTCTGCTTTCAATGATAAACAAGGGGCACTGGTTTGAACAAAACCTAAGGGACTAAATTCAAATCAGATTTGCACTGGCTCCTGCTGCTGTAACCTCAGGTGCATGTCCCCAGCAGTAGAAAATCTGCTGAGGAGGCAGCTATGGTACCATGTCTTCAGTATCCCCTCCGCAATGGGATGGACAGTATGGGCAAGTGCAATCCCATAAGTGGCTAGGAAGGGAATATTGCAAAGGTGGGTAGTGCACGTGCTAATTTAGTACATCCCCTCTGCAGTCTCCACAGAGAAGATTCCTGTGGAGCTTTGGCTGGAACCTAAACCTGTCCCCACATAACGAAAGCCCCATGGCAGGGTGGCATCAGTAGTAATGTATCTCCTTCCTCCACACAGGGAAATTAGGACATCCCTCTACATTTGACTTAGTAGAAAGGAAAACCCTCTAGTAGAGGAGCACGTACTGTGAGAAAATTCTTTCTAGTATAAAGACCTGGTGTCAAACACACTACCTTTCTGATTGAGAAAAACCccagatatatatatacagcacaaagcagcacacttctgctggaatgtatttaaataaacatAAGCTATAGGCAGGAAAGAGAACGAAGCAGGTTGTTCTTCCCTTTTCAGAGATGATTCTCCTGGCTGTAttcctgggcctggctgctgtgctgcagacATCCACCGGACAGGTAGGAcaagagctgggtgggaaacatTTTTCCAATCCCAGGAATATTTTGAGCTTTCTGAATCACAATGAAAAGTAAAAATGTCAAATATGTTTGCAAActgataaagaaaaaaacatttttatgtcAATTGAAATGTTCCACTTCAGTCATTTCAAAGCATTTCATGTTGATTATGACCCTTTTTTGAGGAGATGGAGGGTGAAATTTTAAACCTAGTTAAGTCCCTAAAGCAATACAAGCACTTAAATCCGCTTAAGTCCTTAAAATGGCGTAAGTGTTCAAGGCAaactaaagcagtggctctcaacctttccaaactactgtacacctggcaggagtctgatttgtgttgAGTAcccacaagtttcacctcacttaaaaactacttgcttacaaaaccagacataaagAACAAAAATGTCACAGCCCACTGTCACTGAAaaattactttctcatttttaccatataattataaaataaattaattggaatataaatattgtacttacatttcagtgtatagtatattgagcagttaaaaaaaaagtcattgtctgtatgaaattttagtttgtactgactttgctggtggtttttatgtagcctgttgtaaaaccaggaAAACATCTAGATGAGCCGATGTACCCCATTGAAAACATCTGCGTACCCTCAGGGATACACATAACGTGGTGGAGAACCTCTGGACTGAAGGAcagattctgcaaagactttccAGATTAACTTTACTCACATAAGTAGTCCTCTCAATAGCAataggattactcatgtgagtaaagtcaGACACATGAAGAAGCAATCATAGGATCAGAGCCTAAGACCCTGAGGCTGAGTAAGGTTTACAAATGAAAAGTGAAAtgacacacacatgcagcaaCACTGACTGAGCTTGGATAGTCATAACAGGGAAAACGGAGGGTTACAAAGAAAACTGTTTTGTAACCTTATGTATAACATTCACAGTAATGAAGAAATTCTATTGTATACTAAAGAACTCAAAACATTTCATGGTATTTTCACGGATGGTTCTTcccgataacaatccaaagcagtgtggaccaatgcatgttcattttcatcatgtgaGTTAGATGccgccagcagaaggttgattttcttttttggtggtttgggttctgtagtttccacatcagactgttgctcttttaagacctctgaaagcaagctccacacctcatccctctcagattttggaaggcacttcagattctaaaatcttgggttgaatgctgtagctatctttacaaATTTCACGTTGGTACTTTCTTTGagctttgtcaaatctgcagtgaaagtgttcttaaaatgaacatgtgctgggtcatcatccaagactgctattaCACataatatatggcagaatgcaggtaaaacagagcagggaatatacaattcttccccaaggagttcagtcacaaatgtaatttttaatgagtgtcatcagcatggaaacatgacctctagaatggtggctgaagcatgaagaggcatgcaaatgtttagcatatctgtcatgtaaataccttgcaatgccaactaccaaagtgtcatgcaaatgcctgttctcactttctggtgacactgtaaataagaagagggcattGTTATcttctgtaaatataaacaaacttgttcgtctgagcaattgactgaacaagaagtaggaccaattggacttgtaggctctaaacttttacattgttttgtttttgagtgcagttatgtaacaaaacaatcaacatttgtaagttgcgctttcatggtaaagagattgcactacagtacttgtatgacatgaattgaaaaatactatttcttttatttatcccttttcagtgcaaatatttgtaataaaaaataatacacactttgtattctgtgttgtaattgaaatcaatatatatgaaaatgtagaaaaaccatacaaaatatttaacaaaatttCAATTGGTTTTttattaacagtatgattaaaactgcgattattcccattaatttttttaattgcaattaatttttcttAGTTattcacatgagttaactgtgattaattgacagcactattaaatagataaataataatacattcagaGGAGTTTTCCTGTCTTTACTGTATTTGGCCCAATATATTTCAAAGAATTTGGCAGCCTAAAAATTCTAAGATTTGATAACACTATCAGTTTTTGATTGCTAAATTGTGCTCACTGGGGCCACATGTGAAGTAAGGTGCTATATAGCATAGAATAAAGATATTAGAATCTGACCTATAGTTAACTAATCAATGATTGATTGACAGATTCATTCTGATGAAATTAATTTTATAAACCTAATTAgtttatgaaatattttaaagacacATTAATTGGAATGGATTCCTAGGtttacatataaaatattttagacTCACATAACCAAATACAGGAAAAACTATTGTACATTCCTTTAATCTAGACTCCAGAGTTAGATTCTCTGTCAACTGACAACATAAATCAACAAAAGGAGATTGTTGACAAGCACAATGCCTTAAGGAGACAGGTGATTCCAACCGCTAGCAACATGCTGAGGATGGTAAGATGTATTTTGCAAAGCAATCTATAATGCATACAAACCCTATCAATGTTACTAGAAAATTTGGAAGGGCATAGCATATCCCCTGGCAGAAAACATGCCATTTGAATCCTTTCCCTGATAAAATCTTAGTGAACATAGTAGGGGAAAGGAGTATGTTGGATATGACAAATCTTGCTGCTCATGAAAAATGATGTCTCCTTTTGAACTGAAGGGAAAAACCACTAGATCTGATCTCCCAGGTTGCCCTGTGATGTATTCTCCATCTAGCTGATCACCATGATATCTAGCCTCCTCCTGAGGTGTGCAGCTACTGAGCTGCTCCTCATTTTACCGCCCAAATGAGAGAGGAGGAATTGTCAAGAAAATGTTCAACACTGAAAATGCAATTTCCAAGTGTATGTTCTCTTGTATGTTCTGCATCACCAAGTACTAAGAGGTACACATCTGAATACCCAATGTTTCTCATTTAATTAAGGAATGGAGTCCTGCAGCTGCAAAGAATGCCAAAAGTTGGGCAAATAATTGTACTTTATCTCACAGTCCCCCAAACGAAAGGAGAACTAGTAAGTAAAGTATCACTTTTAAATGAACAATGCTTCATTCAAACCATTATACAAACAATTTGCAGATAATGTAACCCCATTCATATTTAAGTGGTATTAATATTTTGCTGAATGAATAACATTTATAACACTGGAGTGTATGGATTCATCTATTCTGCGTAAGTAACATTTTTTGAATATTGACTATAATTTCAACAttaaagaaataatgaaaaatgtaCAAGAAATTTCACCATTTTTAACTTCTGAAGAAAAATTGGGGaacaaaatcatatttttttagATTTATCTCCTTCTAATCCCGCTCCTCCCATTCTTTATCCCCAAACAGCTCTAATAATATGAAAAGTATTTGGTGAGAAGGTAAATCCCTTTTAACTGAGGTCACTTGCATTTGTTCACAGAGTGATGAACAATGCTATCGTTAATTTGAGTTTATGATGGATTCAAGACTGGATCCAGAGCAAGACCCTGGACGTGAACACTCCTGACACATGAGAAAGTTagaatccagatccaaatttagGCTTTGATTCTGATCTATGTTGTgctagttttacactggtgtaattccattgacatctatggagttattcctgatttaagaATCTTTGCAAGAAATCCCATTTTCCCAATATTTTCAAACCAAATACCAGGATGGATTAAAAGTAGATCCTTAAAATCTGGATATAGTTTATGGAGGAAACGAGAAGGCTGGACCAGTATGTGACTATTCAGGATGCATTAGACAAGGAACCAGAGGGCAATGTCAAGTTTATTTGTTCTGTCCAGAGTGGATGGATCTCAGAGTTTTAGGGATATGTTGGCATTTTGGTGGATCTGGGCTCTGCTAATTTATTGCTGCCATGAAAGTTCAGATAAACATCTGAATCTTTGAATACTTATGAGAACTAAAGGTAACCTTGGAACCATTGGAATTTACCCAACGCTATTCATTCATGACCTGAAGAGTGACAGAGGGCAGGGTTGTAAAATGTGAGTATTCAGGAAATGAAATAGATTCTTCCCATCAGCCTCTTCTAGAAATTCCTGAATCTTCTACTGGTTCTCCCCACACGCTGAAGCTTTTGTATCTTCTTAAGCCCCTTTCATTCGCTTTTGTGAATGGTTTCCTTTCCATTTCAGCAATGAACTGTGGCGAAAATCTCTACATGTCAACTGCACCCAATTCCTGGTCAAATGCAATTCAAACCTGGTACAATGAGGTGGGACATTTCATGTATGGCAATGGGTCAACCATACCAAATGCAATGATTGGCCATTACACTCAGGTAAGGACCAGAACACCACTTGTCCTATTCATGTTTTAACTGATACATGCTTGCTAAAtgattagaggtttttaagacccagcttgacaaagcgttggctggaatgatttagttggtgttggtcctgctttgaacagaggataggactagatgacctctggaggtctcttccagccctagtattctatgattctatgattaccaGAGGTAGGAGAAATAACAGCCTCAATATATTTAATGGAAATAAACACCATAAAGGACAAGAATTATTCCAACAGAACAAAAGTAATgggacaaaaaacaaaataaaactatggAAACTGTAGACTAAATATTATGACCAACTTCCTCACAGTAAGGTCTGTTAGACCAAGGAATGTGATGGAAACCGTATGGCTTGCATAATTTAAAACTAGGCTAGACCAAGCTCCCTAAGTTGTAGGGAACCATACCACATTGGCAGTGAGAGAGTCTAGATAAcctactagatttttttttcttgtgggaCTAATGTTGTTCCTGCTGTTGTTCAGGCCCTAAATTAACATCATCTTCCCTTAGCTTTCCTTCAATACATTcttcaaacacatacacacacacacactcactcacatgCGCTAGTTATAAACTAACCAAGCTAATTCTCTTACAGGCTACGAAAGAAGAAAGTGTAAAAGAAGCTTAATTTGTATGTGTAAATATTTTGGAGGCATTTGATTATTACTTGAATGGGGGCGAGATAAGAACCTAGAGAGATAAACATCTCTAGGTTGGTTTACAAACGCTCTGTATAATTGTATTGTCTTAAATTTCATGACCAGAAGGagccattatgaccatctagtctcaCTAGTTGCGTGTAACACAGAGCAGATAATTTTATCCACTGATTCCTGCCTCTTGCTCAACAATTTGTGGTTGAACCAGTGTATATGTTTGTATGCATATGCCTGACTTAAAAACTCCAGGTGACTAAGAATCTACTATGTTGCTTGGGTGTCATTCCCAATTACGTCCTAGATGGTTTCTTATGAAGGGTGCATAAGACAATATGAAAACTACATAGTGTTTCTGTTTCCTTTCCTACACGATGTGACATATTATGCTACACTGTGTAATAAGATAATATGCCCAAATCGCAACTTCacaggaaaatgttttaaaatgtatattttattatattaaaaatatagatcCCTTCATATTCACTCATTTATTTATTCTTCTCTCCCCAGGTGGTTTGGTACAGGTCTTACCAGATTGGATGTGCACTTGCCTTTTGTGGTGCTCAGAAATATTACAAATACTATTATGTTTGCCATTACTGCCCTGCGTATGTATTAACTATGGATTTAATTGATTATCAGAATTCCTTAGTGATTTAATTCATCAAAACGATCCAAGGAGCTGTCAGCTACATTGCAAAATGCAGCATATTTTTTATGCTGCATATTTTTTATGGTCAGAGGAGCAATTCAGTAATAATGGTATGCAGAAGCATACATGCAAATTACATTCTGAAATAAAACAACCCACAAACCCCCCAATAATTGCCCAGTGAGGTCTGCTCCGCTTATAAATCTAAGCATTTTTTCTTAACAGCTGGGTAAATCAAAAAGAAGATGCTCATATTTCTAACTAATAGGGGCCTGCAAGAAACTTTCCGTAGGACATGTTATCTACTAACTGCCTCCTGCAGGGTTTTTTGTACCTTCCTTTGAAGTAGCAGTGCTGGTCATTGCAAGCCCGCTACTCAGGATGGCACATAAGCACTTGCAGGTATTGTAAGCAATCTGTCATTAATAAGGCTACTAGTCTGTCACgaaggtcacagaagtcacagattccatgaccttCTGTGAcatccgtgacttctgcagcaactggtgctggctcaggagctgcccgagtggggcagccctgggccagcagcagcagtttgggtgtg
Encoded proteins:
- the LOC115648094 gene encoding serotriflin-like yields the protein MILLAVFLGLAAVLQTSTGQTPELDSLSTDNINQQKEIVDKHNALRRQVIPTASNMLRMEWSPAAAKNAKSWANNCTLSHSPPNERRTTMNCGENLYMSTAPNSWSNAIQTWYNEVGHFMYGNGSTIPNAMIGHYTQVVWYRSYQIGCALAFCGAQKYYKYYYVCHYCPAGNDINLMNTPYKSGPVCGDCPNACDNGLCTNPCKYVDIYLNCPNLKVFPGCTNSMIDAICPASCRCTTEIK